The nucleotide window CAGGTCTTCGTGCAGGTGCGGCTGATTGTCCTTCACGGCCAGCACGTAATGTGCCTTGGCCTCGCGGATTGCCTTGACGATTTCCTTCTGGCAGCCCATCGCGTCGATCGTGACCGTGCAGCCTTTGAGGTTCAAGAGCTTCAACAGTTCGGGAAGGGCCGTGATCTCGTTCGATTGATCCTCCACCGTCACCTGCGCCAGCGTGAGCCCGTTCTCGCTCGACCAGGCCGTGACTAAGTGCAAGGCAGCCAAGTCGGCCTTCTTCCGGTGCGAGCGACGCAACGTCTACCTCCCGTGGTCGCAGTGGCTGTGAGAAGGCTCGATCGACAAGTTGATTGAAGCGGTCGCCGCCCGCGGGGGACGAAAGCTCGCCGGCCGCCATCGTGGCGAAGACGTTGGGCTACCTGCAAAACCAGCGCACCCGCATG belongs to Pirellulales bacterium and includes:
- a CDS encoding ISAs1 family transposase, which codes for MRRSHRKKADLAALHLVTAWSSENGLTLAQVTVEDQSNEITALPELLKLLNLKGCTVTIDAMGCQKEIVKAIREAKAHYVLAVKDNQPHLHEDL